From a region of the Narcine bancroftii isolate sNarBan1 chromosome 5, sNarBan1.hap1, whole genome shotgun sequence genome:
- the LOC138764689 gene encoding zinc finger protein 229-like, giving the protein MEDQVTSDTSDKTLQSEVCSEAGLSLDLLETDHCTNTGERPFPCNECGEGFASSEALLQHQCVPSRGSPFPCSDCGKSFQTSKDLEEHGCDPPGESSFTCRVCGKGFTQFSVLLQHHNNHFGEKAFKCVCGKGFSRSSHLLRHQSIHIGEKPFTCSLCGKGFSQPSGLQAHQQVHSGEKPFMCFLCGKGFSRPSGLQVHLRVHTGEKPFTCSLCGKGFSQPSGLQAHQRVHSGEKPFTCSLCGKGFSQPSGLQAHQRVHTGEKPFTCSLCGKGFSQHSGLQAHQRVHTGEKPFTCSLCGKGFAQPSGLQTHQRALTGEKPFTCPLCGKGFSQRSGLQAHQRIHSGEKPFTCSLCGKGFSQPSGLQAHLRVHTGEKPFTCSLCGKCFSQLSGLQAHQFIHSGEKPFTCSLCGKGFSQPSGLQTHQRIHTGEKLFTCSLCGKGFTQHSGLQAHHRIHTGEKPFTCSLCGKGFSQPSGLQAHQRVHMREKPYSCR; this is encoded by the coding sequence ATGGAGGATCAGGTGACCAGTGATACGTCAGATAAAACACTCCAAAGTGAAGTATGCAGTGAGGCAGGGCTTTCTTTGGACTTGCTGGAAACAGATCACTGCACTAATACTGGGGAGAGACCGTTCCCCTGTAATGAgtgtggggagggatttgccAGCTCTGAAGCACTGCTGCAACACCAGTGTGTCCCCTCTAGGGGGAGcccattcccctgctctgactgtgggaagagcttTCAAACCTCCAAGGACCTGGAGGAGCATGGGTGTGATCCCCCCGGGGAGAGTTCATTCACCTGCCGCGTGTGTGGGAAGGGATTCACCCAGTTCTCTGTCCTCCTGCAGCATCACAACAATCACTTCGGGGAGAAAGCTTTTAAGTGTgtgtgcgggaaggggttctctcgatCATCGCACCTGCTGAGGCACCAGAGCATTCATAttggggagaaaccgttcacctgctccctgtgtgggaaggggttctctcagccctctggcctgcaggcacaccagcaggttcactctggggagaaaccattcatgtGCTTCctatgtgggaaggggttctctcggcCATCTGGCCTGCAGGTACACTTgagggttcacactggggagaaaccattcacctgctccctgtgcggaAAGGGTTTCTCTCAGCCTTCTGGCCTGCaggcacaccagcgggttcactctggggagaaaccattcacctgctccctgtgtgggaagggttTCTCTCAGCCCTCCGGCCTGCAGGCACatcagcgggttcacactggagagaaaccgtttacctgctccctgtgcgggaagggATTCTCTCAGCACTCTGGCCTGCaggcacaccagcgggttcacactggagagaaaccgttcacctgctccctgtgtgggaaagGATTTGCTCAGCCCTCTGGCCTGCAGACACACCAGCGGGCTCTCACTGGGGAGAAACCCTTCACCTGCCCCctttgtgggaaggggttctctcagcgcTCTGGCCTGCAGGCACACCAGCGGATTCACTCTGGGGAGAAACCATTTACGTgttccctgtgtgggaaggggttctctcagccgTCCGGCCTGCAGGCACACctgcgggttcacactggggagaaaccattcacctgctccctgtgcgggaagTGTTTCTCTCAGCTTTCCGGCCTGCAGGCACACCAGTTCATTCActctggggagaaaccattcacttgCTCACTATGTGGGAAGGGTTTCTCCCAGCCCTCTGGTCTGCAGACACATCAGAggattcacaccggggagaaactGTTCACTTGCTCTCTGTGCGGGAAAGGTTTTACTCAACACTCTGGCCTGCAGGCACACCATagaattcacactggggagaaaccattcacctgctccctgtgtgggaaggggttctctcagcctTCCGGCCTGCAGgcccaccagcgggttcacatgAGGGAGAAACCATACTCTTGCAGATAG